TGGTGCGACTGCGCGACAGCGACGATCCCGACAACCTCTACATGCCCGGCCAGTTCATCCCCATCGCCGAGAAGAACGGCAAGATCCTGGCCATCGACCAGTGGGTGGTGCGCCAGGTGATCCGTCTGCTGGCCAAGCATCCGGCCATGCCGCCGGTGGCGGTCAACATCTCTGGCCGTTCCTTCGACGACCCCTCGCTGCCGCAGCGCATCCGCCGGTGGCTCAACGACGCGGGCGTGGCTCCCGAGCGCCTGCTGGTGGAGCTCACCGAGACCGCCGCAGTGTCCGACATCCAGGACGCGCAGCGTTTCATCGAAGGCCTGCACCAGGCCGGCTGTCGGGTGTGCCTGGACGACTTCGGCGCCGGCTTTTCCTCCTTTGCCTATCTCAAGCACATCACCGCGGATATCCTCAAGATCGACGGCCAGTTCATCCACGACCTGCCCAACAATCCCGAAAACCAGATCTTCCTGCGCGCCATGCTCGACGTGGCCACCGGGCTGCACAAGACCACCATCGCCGAGTTCGTGGACAGTCCGGCCGTGTTCGAGATGCTCGCCCAATTCGGTATCGATCTGGCCCAGGGCTACTACCTCGACAAGCCCCGGCCCGACCATCCCGCCATCCCGGGGAGAGAGGCCTCGGCCGAGAATTCGAGCTGATTCTCCCTGTCCGCGCCTCGTGGCGCAGGTCCTGCGGGTCGAGTCGCGGTAGAATCCTCTCTTCTTCAACCGGCTTCAGGACATTCCCGTGCAGGAGATTCGTGGAACCACCATTCTCTCGGTCCGTCGAGGCGGCCGTGTCGTGATCGGCGGCGACGGCCAGGTGTCGATGGGCAACACCGTCATGAAGGGCAATGCGCGCAAGGTGCGGCGCCTCTACAAGGGGCAGGTGCTGGCCGGTTTCGCCGGAGCCACCGCCGATGCCTTTACTCTGTTCGAGCGTTTCGAGGGCAAGCTCGAGAAACATTCCGGCAACCTGGTGCGCGCCGCCGTGGAACTGGCCAAGGACTGGCGCACCGACCGCAT
The sequence above is a segment of the endosymbiont of unidentified scaly snail isolate Monju genome. Coding sequences within it:
- the hslV gene encoding ATP-dependent protease subunit HslV; protein product: MQEIRGTTILSVRRGGRVVIGGDGQVSMGNTVMKGNARKVRRLYKGQVLAGFAGATADAFTLFERFEGKLEKHSGNLVRAAVELAKDWRTDRMLRRLEALLVVADAEASLILTGTGDVVEPEDSLMAIGSGGSYAQAAARALLDNTELSAREIVERGLNIAADICVYTNHNLVIEELDSNV